A single region of the uncultured Flavobacterium sp. genome encodes:
- a CDS encoding GTP cyclohydrolase, with protein sequence MITIKEAKTKKELTEYIKFPFSLYRDNPYWVPPIIADELESFDKTKNPAFDNAEAYFYVAYKNNEIVGRVTAIINWSEVNNQHKRKVRFGWFDVIDDIEVTKALLEKVYELGRQHNLEHVEGPMGFSNLDKVGVLTAGYDQMGTMITWYNNPYYVTHLEQLGFQIEKEYLENIFPFSNVKPEFFLKAQALIKKRYELRALTFTKTKDIMPHVDKMFDLFNESYASLASFVAITDVQKEYFKKKYISFINPEYIKFVVDKDDNLVAFSIVMPSFSEALQKAKGKLFPFGFIHLLRARKKSKDVVFYLIGVHPDYQNKGVTAIIFDEYYKTFSEKGIQNCIRTPELAENTAIHLIWKNFDPKVHCQRKTYLKYL encoded by the coding sequence ATGATTACAATAAAAGAAGCTAAAACCAAAAAAGAACTAACCGAATATATTAAATTCCCGTTTTCATTATACAGAGACAATCCATATTGGGTTCCGCCTATTATTGCAGATGAATTAGAATCATTTGACAAAACAAAGAACCCAGCTTTTGATAATGCCGAAGCCTATTTTTATGTCGCTTACAAAAACAATGAAATTGTTGGTCGTGTTACAGCTATCATAAATTGGTCAGAAGTTAATAATCAGCATAAAAGAAAAGTTCGTTTTGGCTGGTTTGATGTTATTGATGATATAGAAGTTACAAAAGCTTTGCTTGAGAAGGTATATGAACTTGGCAGACAACACAATCTGGAGCATGTTGAAGGTCCAATGGGATTTTCAAATCTGGACAAAGTTGGTGTTCTTACTGCGGGTTATGACCAAATGGGAACCATGATTACCTGGTATAATAATCCGTATTATGTAACTCATTTAGAACAATTAGGCTTTCAGATTGAGAAGGAATATCTCGAAAATATTTTTCCGTTCTCTAATGTTAAACCAGAATTCTTCTTAAAAGCACAAGCCTTAATCAAAAAGCGTTACGAGCTTAGAGCCCTTACTTTTACCAAAACAAAAGACATTATGCCACATGTTGACAAAATGTTTGATTTGTTTAATGAATCTTATGCAAGTTTAGCCTCGTTTGTAGCCATTACAGATGTTCAGAAAGAATATTTTAAAAAGAAATACATTAGTTTTATCAATCCCGAATATATCAAATTTGTAGTTGATAAAGATGATAATTTAGTCGCTTTTAGTATTGTAATGCCAAGTTTTTCTGAAGCTTTACAGAAAGCTAAAGGAAAATTATTTCCGTTTGGATTTATTCACTTATTAAGAGCCCGTAAAAAGAGTAAGGACGTTGTTTTTTACCTTATCGGAGTTCATCCTGATTACCAAAACAAAGGTGTTACGGCAATTATCTTTGATGAATATTATAAAACTTTCTCAGAAAAAGGAATTCAGAATTGCATCAGAACTCCGGAACTAGCTGAGAATACAGCAATTCATTTAATATGGAAAAACTTTGACCCAAAGGTTCACTGTCAAAGAAAAACATATTTAAAATATCTTTAA
- a CDS encoding DEAD/DEAH box helicase, translated as MNKFEQLGLNESLLKAILDLGFENPSEVQEKAIPLLLEKDTDMVALAQTGTGKTAAFGFPLIQKIDADNRNTQALVLSPTRELCLQITNELKNYSKYEKGINVVAVYGGASITEQAREIKRGAQIIVATPGRMQDMINRGLVNIKNIDYCILDEADEMLNMGFYEDIVSILSDTPDQKSTWLFSATMPQEVARIAKQFMSEPVEITVGAKNSGSATVSHEFYLVNARDRYEALKRLADANPDIFSVVFCRTKRDTQAVAEKLIEDGYSAAALHGDLSQAQRDGVMKSFRGRQIQMLVATDVAARGIDVDNITHVVNYQLPDEIETYNHRSGRTGRAGKLGTSIVIVTKSELRKISSIERIIKQKFEEKSIPSGIEICEIQLLHLANKIKDTEVDHEIDNYLPAINNVLEGLSKEELIKKMVSVEFNRFIAYYKKNRDISNQSSGSERRERTDSEPREFNNNGAVRYFVNIGSRDNFDWMSLKDYLKETLDLGRDDVFKVDVKEGFSFFNTDPEHTDKVMEVLNNVQLEGRRINVEISKNDGGGRRDHNGRSGGGRSSGGPRREGGFAPRREGSGGGGFRSDRNSAPREGGFRSDRNSSAPKREGGFRSSAPRSEGSSDRAPRRSESFGDSPRPRRPRRD; from the coding sequence ATGAATAAATTTGAACAATTAGGATTGAATGAATCGTTACTGAAGGCGATTTTAGATCTAGGATTTGAAAATCCGTCAGAGGTACAGGAAAAGGCGATTCCCCTATTATTGGAAAAAGACACAGATATGGTTGCGTTGGCTCAGACAGGGACAGGGAAAACGGCAGCTTTCGGTTTTCCGCTAATTCAAAAAATTGATGCTGACAATAGAAACACACAAGCATTAGTTTTATCGCCAACACGAGAACTTTGTTTACAGATTACCAACGAACTTAAAAACTACTCAAAATACGAAAAAGGTATTAATGTGGTAGCAGTTTACGGCGGGGCTAGTATTACAGAGCAAGCCAGAGAAATTAAAAGAGGTGCACAAATTATTGTGGCAACTCCGGGGAGAATGCAAGACATGATCAACAGAGGTTTAGTTAACATTAAAAATATAGATTACTGTATTCTTGATGAAGCTGATGAGATGTTGAACATGGGATTCTATGAAGACATCGTATCTATTTTATCAGATACTCCAGATCAAAAAAGTACATGGTTGTTCTCTGCAACTATGCCACAAGAGGTTGCAAGAATTGCAAAGCAATTCATGAGCGAACCAGTTGAAATTACTGTTGGAGCCAAAAATTCAGGTTCTGCAACAGTTTCTCACGAATTTTACTTAGTAAATGCACGTGACCGTTACGAAGCTTTAAAACGTTTAGCCGATGCAAATCCAGATATCTTTTCTGTGGTTTTCTGTCGTACTAAAAGAGATACACAAGCTGTAGCTGAAAAACTAATTGAAGATGGATACAGCGCTGCTGCATTGCACGGAGATTTATCTCAGGCGCAACGTGATGGTGTAATGAAATCTTTCCGTGGAAGACAAATTCAGATGCTTGTTGCTACTGACGTTGCTGCACGTGGTATTGACGTTGATAATATTACTCACGTAGTAAATTACCAACTTCCTGACGAAATTGAAACTTACAATCACCGTTCAGGACGTACAGGTAGAGCTGGAAAATTAGGAACTTCTATTGTAATTGTTACAAAAAGTGAGTTGCGTAAAATTTCTTCTATCGAAAGAATCATCAAACAAAAATTCGAAGAGAAATCTATTCCTTCTGGAATCGAAATCTGCGAAATTCAATTATTGCACTTAGCAAACAAAATTAAAGATACTGAAGTTGATCACGAAATTGACAACTATTTACCAGCTATCAACAATGTTCTTGAAGGTTTATCTAAAGAAGAGTTGATTAAGAAAATGGTTTCAGTAGAATTTAACCGTTTTATTGCTTACTACAAAAAGAACAGAGATATCTCTAATCAGTCTTCAGGTTCTGAAAGACGTGAAAGAACTGATTCTGAACCAAGAGAATTCAATAATAACGGAGCAGTTCGTTATTTTGTAAACATCGGTTCAAGAGACAACTTCGATTGGATGTCACTTAAAGATTACTTGAAAGAAACATTAGACTTAGGTCGTGATGACGTTTTCAAAGTAGATGTAAAAGAAGGTTTCTCTTTCTTTAACACTGATCCTGAACACACTGATAAAGTTATGGAAGTATTAAACAACGTACAATTAGAAGGACGTCGTATTAATGTTGAAATTTCTAAAAATGACGGCGGAGGAAGACGTGACCATAACGGACGTAGCGGCGGAGGTCGTAGTTCTGGAGGACCAAGACGTGAAGGAGGTTTTGCTCCAAGACGTGAAGGTTCTGGTGGTGGAGGCTTCAGAAGCGACAGAAACTCTGCTCCTAGAGAAGGTGGCTTCAGAAGCGACAGAAATTCATCTGCTCCAAAAAGAGAAGGTGGTTTTAGAAGTTCAGCTCCAAGAAGCGAAGGAAGTTCAGACAGAGCTCCAAGACGTTCTGAAAGCTTTGGTGATTCACCAAGACCAAGAAGGCCAAGAAGAGATTAA
- a CDS encoding FMN-binding glutamate synthase family protein, whose amino-acid sequence MRKKFFIYGLLLFLIVLAIYLYTKRGFLLVIIIPILLVIGVYNTLQKKHAILRNFPVLGYFRYLFEMIAPEIQQYFIERSTDGRPFSRNQRSLVYQRAKNIDSSTPFGTQQVLNHDNYEGIKHSIFPAKVNEELPRVLVGGKDCKQPYLASLFNVSAMSFGSLSENAVRAINIGAQKGNFYQNTGEGGLTEFHLAGGGDITWQIGTGYFGCRNSEGNFDPEKFSEKANLPNVKMIEIKLSQGAKPGHGGVLPAAKNTQQIAKIRGVEPHTMILSPPGHHAFSDGKGLIHFIAQLRELSNGKPIGFKLCIGNTAEFESICHEMIAEDIYPDFITVDGAEGGTGAAPLEFADGVGMPFEPALIFVNKTLVRLNIRDKIRIIGSGKIISGYSILHAIALGADMCNSARGFMFSLGCIQALRCHNNECPTGVATQNKMLMKGLVVTDKSDRVYHFHKNTLHAANELLAAAGKKSFSDVDINIFMRGDEFANLSDSYFPDILTNVTKH is encoded by the coding sequence ATGAGAAAAAAATTCTTCATCTATGGCTTATTATTGTTTCTAATTGTTCTTGCAATTTACCTTTACACCAAGCGTGGTTTTTTACTCGTTATTATTATTCCGATACTTTTGGTTATTGGAGTTTATAATACACTTCAAAAAAAACATGCAATTTTAAGAAACTTTCCTGTTTTGGGTTATTTCAGATATTTATTTGAAATGATTGCTCCTGAAATTCAGCAATATTTTATTGAAAGATCTACTGACGGAAGACCTTTCTCGAGAAATCAACGTTCTTTAGTATACCAAAGAGCCAAAAATATCGATTCAAGCACGCCTTTTGGAACACAACAAGTCTTAAATCATGATAATTATGAAGGAATAAAACATTCTATTTTTCCGGCAAAAGTAAACGAAGAATTACCTCGTGTATTAGTTGGAGGAAAAGATTGTAAACAACCCTACCTTGCTTCTTTATTTAATGTTTCTGCTATGAGTTTTGGCTCATTAAGCGAAAATGCTGTTCGTGCCATAAATATTGGTGCTCAAAAAGGAAACTTCTATCAAAATACGGGAGAAGGCGGTTTAACCGAATTTCATCTTGCCGGCGGCGGAGATATTACCTGGCAAATTGGAACAGGATATTTTGGATGCCGAAATTCTGAGGGAAATTTTGATCCTGAAAAATTCTCAGAAAAAGCCAATCTTCCAAACGTAAAAATGATTGAAATTAAGCTTTCGCAAGGTGCAAAACCAGGTCATGGCGGTGTACTTCCGGCAGCCAAAAATACGCAACAGATTGCAAAAATAAGAGGTGTTGAACCGCATACAATGATTCTTTCTCCTCCTGGTCATCATGCTTTCTCAGACGGTAAAGGACTTATTCATTTTATTGCCCAATTGCGTGAATTATCAAACGGAAAACCTATTGGATTCAAACTATGTATTGGAAACACTGCCGAATTTGAATCAATTTGTCACGAAATGATTGCCGAAGATATCTATCCTGATTTTATAACTGTTGATGGCGCCGAAGGAGGAACAGGAGCTGCTCCGCTGGAATTTGCAGACGGCGTTGGAATGCCTTTTGAGCCCGCTTTAATCTTTGTAAACAAAACATTGGTTAGATTAAATATTCGCGATAAAATACGCATTATTGGTAGTGGAAAAATTATTTCAGGATATTCTATTTTACACGCTATCGCTTTAGGAGCAGATATGTGTAATAGTGCACGTGGTTTTATGTTTTCGTTAGGCTGTATTCAGGCTTTGCGTTGTCATAATAACGAATGCCCAACCGGAGTTGCAACACAAAACAAAATGCTTATGAAAGGTCTTGTTGTGACTGATAAATCAGATCGTGTTTATCATTTTCATAAAAATACGCTACATGCCGCTAATGAACTTCTGGCCGCAGCCGGCAAGAAAAGTTTCTCTGATGTTGATATTAATATCTTTATGCGAGGCGACGAATTTGCCAATTTATCAGATTCTTATTTCCCAGATATTCTAACAAATGTAACCAAGCATTAA
- a CDS encoding DUF389 domain-containing protein, whose product MTDITQKILSFIDLHKGEENKKLVIENITSAISFRGSNIWILACAIIIASVGLNVNSTAVIIGAMLISPLMGPIVGAGFGLGMYDFELVKKSVKNLLIATVVSLTTSAIYFYISPFKEAQSELLARTSPNIYDILIAFFGGLVGVIAVTRVEKGNPIPGVAIATALMPPLCTAGYGLALGNYLYFFGALYLYTINCVFICIATFVIVKYLNYPIAKQLDLKHQKRVKYGVTILILLLIIPSIFFAYQLYIQKSYNSKTEIFIQKEFLDNDYPIIYKKIRYNTDPKRIELAFLAKKFSDTEIVDLNKKLVNYDLANTKLIIRQDTVNLRKDIMNQINSNQSIVDQKDIVINNLRTQLSQYQFNNNQISAEVKILFPTVTSLAIGNYTIENEANKTKMIPVILYQSKKGMDLQTQQKMKLWLKERLAKDSIEVYQQK is encoded by the coding sequence ATGACAGATATTACGCAAAAAATCCTAAGCTTTATTGATCTTCACAAAGGCGAAGAAAATAAAAAACTAGTAATAGAAAACATCACAAGTGCCATATCCTTTAGAGGATCTAATATCTGGATCTTAGCTTGTGCTATTATTATTGCTTCAGTAGGATTAAATGTAAATTCGACCGCCGTCATTATTGGCGCCATGTTAATTTCGCCATTAATGGGTCCAATTGTAGGCGCTGGTTTTGGTTTAGGAATGTATGATTTTGAACTTGTAAAAAAATCAGTCAAAAATTTATTGATCGCAACTGTTGTTAGTTTAACTACTTCGGCAATTTATTTTTATATAAGCCCTTTTAAAGAAGCTCAATCAGAATTATTAGCCAGAACTTCTCCAAACATTTATGACATTTTAATTGCCTTTTTTGGAGGTTTAGTAGGCGTAATTGCTGTAACTCGTGTCGAAAAAGGAAACCCAATTCCTGGTGTCGCCATTGCAACTGCTTTGATGCCTCCGCTTTGTACAGCTGGATATGGACTTGCTTTAGGAAATTATCTCTACTTTTTTGGTGCATTATACCTTTACACCATCAATTGTGTATTTATTTGTATTGCCACTTTTGTAATCGTAAAATATTTGAACTATCCAATTGCGAAACAATTAGATCTAAAACATCAAAAACGAGTAAAATATGGTGTTACCATTCTAATTTTGCTTTTAATTATTCCAAGTATCTTTTTTGCGTACCAATTATACATTCAAAAAAGCTATAATTCAAAAACAGAAATTTTTATACAAAAAGAATTTCTCGATAACGATTATCCTATTATCTATAAAAAAATCAGATACAATACAGATCCAAAAAGGATTGAATTGGCTTTTTTAGCCAAAAAATTCAGTGATACAGAAATTGTTGATCTTAATAAAAAACTAGTCAATTATGATTTAGCAAACACAAAATTGATTATCAGACAAGATACTGTCAATTTAAGAAAAGATATTATGAATCAAATTAACAGCAATCAAAGTATTGTAGATCAAAAAGATATTGTAATCAACAATCTTCGAACTCAATTATCACAATATCAATTCAACAACAATCAAATTAGTGCCGAAGTCAAAATATTGTTTCCAACAGTAACTTCTTTGGCAATTGGGAATTATACAATTGAAAACGAAGCAAATAAGACTAAAATGATCCCGGTAATTCTTTATCAAAGCAAAAAAGGTATGGATTTACAAACACAACAAAAGATGAAATTGTGGCTAAAAGAAAGGCTTGCGAAAGACTCAATTGAAGTGTATCAGCAAAAATAA
- a CDS encoding carboxypeptidase-like regulatory domain-containing protein — MKYFAIFFFTLLSAVGFAQDTESTVPQRVSGYIINDNSKQPLPNVNVINTNKVRGAMSDAKGYFEIDVQPNDTIHFSILGFQSLRVRVTNDWIKNKVTRIQLTEKAIALEEVIIAPFNLTGYLEVDSKLIPTKENYRYSISGLTQGYEAGEYSPNAFGKVLGSIFNPADVLYGFFGKNGKELKKLKEMKKDDTIRNLLESKYDRETISVLLGISKDEIPEILQRCNYSDSFIQTANDLQIMDAISGCYEQYKVLKRN, encoded by the coding sequence ATGAAATATTTCGCAATTTTCTTTTTTACACTATTATCAGCCGTTGGTTTTGCACAAGACACAGAATCTACAGTTCCGCAAAGAGTTTCCGGCTACATCATTAACGATAATAGCAAACAACCTCTTCCTAACGTAAATGTCATTAACACAAACAAAGTACGAGGTGCTATGTCTGATGCTAAAGGATATTTTGAAATTGACGTACAGCCAAATGATACTATTCATTTTTCTATACTTGGATTTCAATCTTTACGGGTTAGAGTTACAAACGACTGGATAAAAAACAAAGTAACGCGAATTCAACTTACCGAAAAAGCAATTGCGCTTGAAGAAGTAATCATTGCTCCTTTTAACCTAACCGGTTATCTTGAAGTCGATTCAAAATTAATTCCAACTAAAGAAAATTATCGTTACAGTATTTCAGGCCTTACACAAGGTTATGAAGCTGGTGAATATTCGCCAAATGCTTTTGGAAAAGTATTAGGATCTATCTTTAATCCTGCCGATGTACTTTATGGTTTCTTTGGAAAAAACGGAAAAGAACTCAAAAAACTAAAGGAAATGAAGAAAGATGATACTATTCGAAATTTATTAGAATCAAAGTATGATCGCGAAACTATCTCAGTACTTTTAGGCATTAGCAAAGACGAAATTCCTGAAATTTTGCAGCGTTGTAATTATTCTGATTCTTTTATACAAACAGCAAATGATTTGCAAATTATGGATGCCATTAGTGGTTGTTATGAACAATATAAAGTACTAAAAAGGAATTAA
- a CDS encoding non-canonical purine NTP diphosphatase, which produces MKLVFASNNQNKITEIQTILNGSIQLLSLEDIGCFEEIEETADTIEGNAILKANYVTEKYGYDCFADDSGLEVTALNGEPGVYSARYAGKQRNADDNMNKLLNALKDKSDRSAQFKTVIALNIKGEQHLFTGIVKGNITLEKTGNQGFGYDPIFQPENYTETFAELPLEIKNKIGHRGKATQQLIDFLNTTK; this is translated from the coding sequence ATGAAACTCGTTTTCGCATCAAACAATCAAAATAAAATCACAGAAATTCAAACTATCCTAAACGGATCAATACAATTATTAAGTCTTGAGGATATTGGATGTTTTGAAGAAATAGAAGAAACTGCTGATACTATTGAAGGAAATGCCATTTTGAAAGCCAATTACGTTACCGAAAAATATGGATACGATTGTTTTGCAGATGATTCTGGTCTTGAAGTTACGGCTTTAAATGGAGAACCAGGCGTATATTCGGCAAGATATGCAGGCAAACAACGTAATGCTGATGATAATATGAATAAACTTTTAAACGCTTTAAAAGATAAATCAGATCGCAGCGCACAGTTCAAGACCGTTATCGCTTTAAATATAAAAGGAGAACAACATTTATTTACCGGAATCGTTAAAGGTAATATTACTTTGGAAAAAACAGGAAATCAAGGTTTTGGATATGATCCAATATTTCAACCTGAAAATTATACCGAAACTTTTGCCGAATTACCTTTAGAAATCAAAAATAAAATTGGTCATCGCGGAAAAGCAACTCAGCAACTGATTGATTTTCTGAATACAACAAAATAA
- a CDS encoding aminotransferase class I/II-fold pyridoxal phosphate-dependent enzyme, translated as MVKDLFERIQDNKGPLGKWASQAEGYYVFPKLEGELGPRMTFHGKNILNWSLNDYLGLANHPEVRQADTDAAIQFGAAYPMGARMMSGHTKYHEQLEEELAAFVMKESAYLLNFGYQGMVSIIDALVTKNDIIVYDVDSHACIIDGVRLHMGKRFTYKHNDLESMEKNLQRATKMAEETGGGILFITEGVFGMRGQQGKLKEIVALKQKYNFRLLVDDAHGFGTLGKTGAGAGEEQGVQDDIDVYFSTFAKSMANIGAFVAADKTVIDYLKYNLRSQMFAKALPMIQTIGSLKRLELLRNSSEIKDKLWENVNALQNGLREKGFNIGDTNTCITPVYLEGSIPEAMVMVNDLRENYGIFLSIVVYPVIPKGIILLRMIPTASHTLADIDETLTAFEAIREKLVSGTYKEIASRTTVDVS; from the coding sequence ATGGTAAAAGATTTATTCGAAAGAATTCAAGACAATAAAGGACCATTAGGAAAATGGGCTTCTCAAGCTGAGGGCTATTATGTTTTCCCAAAGTTAGAAGGTGAGTTAGGTCCTAGAATGACATTTCACGGAAAAAATATTTTAAACTGGAGTTTAAATGATTATTTAGGATTAGCAAATCATCCAGAAGTTCGTCAGGCAGATACAGATGCAGCAATTCAATTTGGTGCAGCATATCCAATGGGAGCTCGTATGATGTCTGGTCATACAAAATACCACGAACAATTAGAAGAAGAATTGGCTGCTTTTGTAATGAAAGAATCAGCTTATTTATTGAATTTTGGATACCAGGGTATGGTGTCTATTATTGATGCTTTGGTTACAAAAAATGACATTATTGTTTATGATGTCGATTCACATGCTTGTATTATTGATGGTGTTCGTTTGCACATGGGTAAACGTTTTACATACAAACACAATGATCTTGAAAGTATGGAGAAAAACCTGCAGCGTGCTACTAAAATGGCTGAAGAAACAGGTGGAGGAATTCTTTTTATTACTGAAGGTGTTTTTGGAATGCGTGGTCAACAAGGAAAATTAAAAGAAATTGTTGCTTTAAAACAAAAATACAATTTCCGTTTGTTAGTTGATGATGCACACGGTTTTGGTACACTTGGTAAAACAGGTGCCGGAGCAGGTGAGGAGCAGGGAGTTCAGGATGATATTGATGTTTACTTCTCTACTTTTGCAAAATCTATGGCTAATATTGGTGCCTTTGTTGCTGCAGATAAAACGGTTATCGATTATTTAAAATATAATTTGCGTTCGCAAATGTTTGCAAAAGCGTTACCAATGATCCAAACAATCGGTTCATTGAAACGTTTAGAATTATTGCGTAATTCATCTGAAATCAAAGATAAACTTTGGGAGAATGTAAATGCATTACAAAACGGTTTAAGAGAAAAAGGATTTAATATTGGAGATACAAATACTTGTATTACACCAGTTTACTTAGAAGGAAGTATTCCTGAAGCGATGGTAATGGTGAATGATTTAAGAGAAAATTATGGTATTTTCCTTTCTATCGTGGTGTATCCGGTAATTCCAAAAGGAATTATTTTGTTAAGAATGATTCCAACAGCTTCTCATACTTTAGCAGATATTGATGAAACACTGACTGCTTTTGAAGCAATCCGTGAGAAATTAGTAAGCGGAACTTATAAAGAAATTGCAAGCAGAACTACTGTTGATGTTTCGTAA
- a CDS encoding glycoside hydrolase family 88 protein, which translates to MNTRFTPLILTLFLLGNIGYSQKNNSFNIKKQFEYCENQASQTLKVIPNDGTSPRSIPTGSKEWKFVDYKDWTSGFWPGELWYLYEATGDKKWEKEADKFSQFLKPLSVSKANDHDLGFQIFNSFGNGYRLTKNPAYKDIILKTADTLATLFNPKVGTILSWPHNKYGGHNTIIDNMMNLELLFWASKNGGNKKLYDIAVKHAETTMKNHFRPDNSSYHVLIYDYETGKKIKGITAQGYSDDSMWARGQAWAIYGFTMVYRETKDPKFLDFAHKVARVYLDRLTTDDLIPYWDFNAPGIPNEPRDASAAAIVSSALIELSSFTKDKTLKNEYLIKSKKMIVSLSNHYQSHDVNSAFLMHSTGHKPAGSEIDCSINYADYYYLEALLRLQKLK; encoded by the coding sequence ATGAATACAAGATTTACTCCACTGATTCTGACTTTGTTTCTTTTGGGAAATATAGGTTATTCTCAAAAAAATAATTCATTTAATATTAAGAAACAGTTTGAATATTGTGAAAATCAGGCTTCACAGACTTTAAAAGTGATTCCAAATGATGGAACTTCTCCAAGAAGTATCCCAACAGGAAGTAAAGAATGGAAATTTGTTGATTATAAAGATTGGACAAGTGGTTTTTGGCCGGGAGAATTGTGGTATTTATACGAAGCGACAGGAGATAAAAAATGGGAAAAAGAAGCAGACAAATTCAGCCAATTTTTAAAGCCATTGTCAGTTAGCAAAGCAAACGATCATGATTTGGGTTTTCAGATTTTTAATAGTTTTGGAAACGGATATCGATTGACTAAGAATCCGGCATATAAAGATATTATTCTTAAAACGGCCGATACTCTGGCAACGCTTTTTAATCCAAAAGTTGGAACTATTTTGTCATGGCCACACAATAAATACGGAGGACATAATACTATTATTGATAATATGATGAATCTGGAATTGCTTTTTTGGGCTTCTAAAAACGGCGGAAATAAAAAGCTTTATGATATTGCCGTAAAACATGCCGAAACGACTATGAAAAATCATTTTAGACCTGATAACTCATCTTATCACGTATTGATTTATGATTATGAAACCGGAAAGAAAATAAAAGGAATAACTGCTCAGGGTTACAGTGATGATAGTATGTGGGCGAGAGGTCAGGCTTGGGCTATTTACGGTTTTACAATGGTTTACAGAGAAACAAAAGATCCTAAATTTTTAGATTTTGCCCATAAAGTGGCACGTGTATATTTGGATAGATTAACAACAGATGATTTAATTCCGTATTGGGATTTTAATGCGCCTGGAATTCCAAATGAACCAAGAGACGCTTCTGCGGCAGCGATCGTATCTTCGGCACTTATTGAGTTGAGTTCTTTTACAAAAGATAAAACTCTGAAAAACGAGTATCTGATAAAATCTAAAAAAATGATTGTTTCACTTTCAAATCATTATCAAAGCCACGACGTTAATTCGGCATTCTTAATGCATTCAACAGGACATAAACCTGCCGGAAGCGAAATAGATTGTTCTATAAATTATGCAGATTATTATTATCTTGAAGCACTTTTAAGACTTCAGAAACTAAAATAA
- a CDS encoding NYN domain-containing protein, whose translation MALSNSKDLKLAVLIDADNVPYSNVKGMMEEITKFGTPTTKRIYADWTKPNANGWKGVLLEHAITPIQQYSYTVGKNSSDSALIIDAMDLLYSGKLDGFCIVSSDSDFTRLAIRLRESGMKVIGIGEKKTPNSFIVACDRFIYIEVLDGAIQKKKPKATTAADAKKPIEKPAEKALHKIDKQTIELIEATIEDIEDDDGWAFLGDVGNLIVKKKPEFDPRNYGFSKLTPMLKSLTDILEIDERESDKKGIKHVYVRLRFN comes from the coding sequence ATGGCTTTAAGCAACTCAAAAGATTTAAAATTAGCCGTTCTTATTGATGCCGACAACGTGCCCTACAGCAACGTAAAAGGTATGATGGAAGAAATAACAAAATTTGGAACACCAACTACAAAACGTATCTATGCAGACTGGACTAAACCGAATGCTAATGGCTGGAAAGGTGTTTTACTAGAACATGCCATTACTCCTATTCAACAATACAGTTACACAGTTGGGAAAAACTCCTCAGATTCTGCTCTAATTATTGATGCAATGGATTTACTTTATTCAGGTAAACTTGATGGATTTTGCATTGTTTCAAGCGATAGCGATTTTACTCGTCTGGCAATTCGCCTTCGTGAATCTGGTATGAAAGTTATAGGCATTGGTGAAAAGAAAACGCCAAACTCTTTTATAGTGGCTTGTGACAGGTTTATTTATATTGAGGTTTTGGATGGCGCAATCCAGAAGAAAAAACCAAAAGCAACTACTGCTGCAGATGCTAAAAAACCTATTGAAAAACCAGCCGAAAAAGCATTACATAAAATAGACAAACAAACCATTGAACTTATTGAAGCCACTATTGAAGATATTGAAGACGACGATGGCTGGGCATTTTTAGGCGATGTTGGAAACTTAATCGTTAAGAAGAAACCCGAATTTGACCCTAGAAATTATGGTTTTTCAAAGCTTACACCAATGTTAAAATCTTTAACCGACATTCTTGAAATCGACGAAAGAGAATCTGATAAAAAAGGAATTAAACATGTTTATGTCAGATTACGATTCAATTAA